CTGGCTAGCGTGACGCGGGCACCCGGCCCGCGGATTACTTCGTCAGGATCAGCTTGTCCGCCTTCGTGATGCGAAGCCGGTACTCCTGGCCGCGATGGAGGATCACGACTTCGCGGCGCCCGCGGAAGAGGCTCGCGCTCGACACCGGGGGCGACGCCGCCCTCGGGAGCCCGCCGTCG
This Candidatus Methylomirabilota bacterium DNA region includes the following protein-coding sequences:
- a CDS encoding hemin uptake protein HemP yields the protein MSATDPGGAQANDRDGGLPRAASPPVSSASLFRGRREVVILHRGQEYRLRITKADKLILTK